Below is a genomic region from Terriglobales bacterium.
TACGGGCAGGGCGGAGAGATGCTGGCGGAAAGCGATGCCGCCGGGGTCATGACCGATGAGTACGTCTATCTCAACGGCCGTCGGGTGGCGCGGCGGCTGGCCTCAGGCGACATTCACTACTACTTCGCCGACCACCTGGGCTCCTCGCGCGTGGTGTTGACCTCGACCGGCTCCTACGTCGAGGACCTGGACTTCTACCCCTTCGGGGGCTTGCGCAGCTTCTACTCCTCGGGCAGCAAGTACAAGTTCACCGGCAAAGAACGCGACCCGGAGTCGAACCTCGACTACTTCATCGCCCGCCACTACTCGTCCAGCCTGGGAAGGTTCCTGCAGCCGGACGAGTTCGCGGGTGGCCCGGTGGACGCCTTCAGCGCCAACGACCCCCTGCCCGACTTTCCCCTCCCCTGCGCCGACATCACCAACCCCCAGTCGCTGAACAAGTACGCCTACACCTACAACAATCCGCTGCGCTACACGGATCCGAATGGACATTGTGTTTGGGATTTATGTACGGCGGAAGCGCTCGTAATCGTGACAGGCACTGTCGCGGTAACGACCGCGGTCCTAACAACTCCAGCGGGACAAGAGGTACTTCGGAGGTTCGGCGAGGCGGCCGACCAAACCATCTCCTATCTTAGGGACAAGGTAAAGCCGCACGACGTCGGCGAACACGACGACCTCAAAGGGCGGTCAGTTCCAGGAGATGGACTTGACATTCATAAGGTTCCCCAAGCCCACCCGGCGGAACAGACCATAGAAGGCTATGATAGAAAAACAGGATCAGCAATCGCTCTACCAGAAGGTGAACACAAGAACATACCCGTCGAGAAGGGTGAGCCGAGACTCAAGCCTCAGGATCAAGTGAAGAAAGACTTGAGTGACTTGAGGACAAAGACCAAGACTCCGGCAAGGGCCATTGAGAAACTGAGAAAGCTGATAGAGAAGAAATATCCCGAAACAAAACCTCCGAAGAAGGCTCCGCGGCAAAAATGATAACTAGAGATGAATTTGTTAAGAACATAAAGGTGCAGACGAGCGACTCCGCAGTACGAAGCGTTCTTTCGGCCTTAAATAGCCCTCCGGGCAGAGTTCCCAACGATTCGGACGTAGGGCTGACTAGGTGGTTCACGAGCCTATCGGATCGTGACCGAGCTGCTGTGTCAGAAGTCATCCGTGAAGCTGCCGAGCACGCGATCTTCGGACTTTTCGCGATCTTGGACGGTGAAAGGGTTTTCGAGTACTCAGCCGACAAGGGTGATCTGGAGCTGTACTACGTCAAAGGGAAGCAACGCATACTCCTCAATCCTCCGAATGCAGATGAGCTGCACAATGTTTACAACAGGCTTTGTCAGGAGGACCACGTTGTAGAAGGACGGAAGCCTAATCGGCGGGGGCCAAGGTCGAAGGCCACGCGGTGACCTAGACGCTCAGTTCACGGGCGGGGTGGCCCACACTTCTGCACCGGCACCCCTGAAGGTGCCCCACCCCTTCGCGCCAGCGAAGGGTGGGCGTGAACAAAGCGTCGTTCCACCTTCGGAACAGACTGCACAAGCGTGCTACCCCACCCCGTCGGCCCGGTTCATTCGGCCGCTTTCCACCAATTGAGGGGTCGCGTCGGATCGCCAACTTCGTACACATTGCCATACCACCAACTCGTCCCTGGCGCCTCGCGCAGGAACTCGGCCAGCAACCTCTCGACGGCCTGAAACCCTGCGCTGACCGGGACCGTAAAGACCAGCATCCGCGGGGGCCCACCGTCCGACGCGCCGCCGATGGCTTCCATTCTTTCCTTCAGACGCAGAGCTTGGGCGGACGAGACGTCCTCGTTTTCCTCGAAAGCCACTATCACTGCCAGATTCCCGGCGCGTGCTACCACCCGAAAGCCGCACGCCACAGACTCGTCGAGCTCGATGATGTCCCCAGCCGCCAGCCCATCGACGAATGCGGGCGAGTGCAGCAGCCGATACCGCTTCGCGGCCAGAGGATCGACCTCCAGTACTTCCCGCGTGGCACGCCGTCCGTCGTCGGACAGTACGGGGAGAGTAATGTGCTCCATGAAGTGACGAGCCTGCCAAAAGGACCGGGCTGACCGCGGTCGGACAAACAGCTTACCGCGCGCTCCGCCGAACTATGGGCGGAATCTCTGCATCGTCCGCGTTTTTTCCTCTTGCCCCTCACTATATTGATATAACATATAAGTGTTGCTTATCTGAATGATAAGTATTTTGTTAAGACGAATCTGCCTCTAAGCTCTTTGACATCAATATTTTGGCGGCTCGCCATC
It encodes:
- a CDS encoding RHS repeat-associated core domain-containing protein, which codes for YGQGGEMLAESDAAGVMTDEYVYLNGRRVARRLASGDIHYYFADHLGSSRVVLTSTGSYVEDLDFYPFGGLRSFYSSGSKYKFTGKERDPESNLDYFIARHYSSSLGRFLQPDEFAGGPVDAFSANDPLPDFPLPCADITNPQSLNKYAYTYNNPLRYTDPNGHCVWDLCTAEALVIVTGTVAVTTAVLTTPAGQEVLRRFGEAADQTISYLRDKVKPHDVGEHDDLKGRSVPGDGLDIHKVPQAHPAEQTIEGYDRKTGSAIALPEGEHKNIPVEKGEPRLKPQDQVKKDLSDLRTKTKTPARAIEKLRKLIEKKYPETKPPKKAPRQK
- a CDS encoding DUF4265 domain-containing protein — its product is MEHITLPVLSDDGRRATREVLEVDPLAAKRYRLLHSPAFVDGLAAGDIIELDESVACGFRVVARAGNLAVIVAFEENEDVSSAQALRLKERMEAIGGASDGGPPRMLVFTVPVSAGFQAVERLLAEFLREAPGTSWWYGNVYEVGDPTRPLNWWKAAE